GGGTTCGAGCAGCAATCTCACCCATTTCTTGTCCCGGATAGTGAATAGTGCTCAGTGCTGGTTCTACTACCCTGGATAGTAAATCATTGTTAAACCCGACTACTGCAATCTGTTGCGGCACCTTAATATCCGCTCTTTGTAGTTCGCTTATGATAGCTGCCGCTTGGGTATCGCTAACGCAAAAAAGCCCATCAGGCAACGTGTCCATCGCCAGAATATCTTGAGCAGTATTGCCCGGATTTACATCGCGCAGGTCGGGGAAAAGCACTAACGATGGGTCATAATCCAAGCCAAAATCTTGCAGTGCCTGCTTATATCCCGAATGACGACCCTCATAAACACTAGACCGTAGATTTCCCGCCACGTGCACCACTCGTCGACATCCCTGCTCAAGCAGGTGCTGAGTAGCACTGTAGCCTGCCTGAAAGTTATCAATGGTAATGCAAGTGCAGTTGGGGGCTTCAATCACGCGGTCGTAGAAAATTAGGGGGATTTCTTTTTGTAGTATAAACTGAAAATGTTCAATGTCTTCAGTATCACTAGCCAAAGAAACCAATAAGCCATCTACCCGACTGTTAAACATCGTATCTACATTCGACCGCTCTTTTCTAACCGACTCCAACGACTGACTGATAATGAGGTTGTAACCCGACTGGTTAGCTATTTTTTCAATACCAGCAATGACGGTAGAAGTAAAGTAGCTATTCAGGTGAGGAACAATAACTCCGATAGTGTTCGTTTTCTGTTTACGAAGGTTACTAGCGAAAATATTTTGTTGATAGCCCATCCGGCGAGCCGTCTCGTGAATTTTTTCCCGGGTTTGCTTCTTAATTGCCGGGTGATCGTTTAATCCCCGACTTACGGTAGCTGCTGAAATTTGCAGTTCCTTCGCAATGTCATATATGGTAATATCTTTAGAGTTCTTCATTCCCCGAAGCAAGAAAGTTGTCGATCAGAAAGCAGTTTTAACAGATAATTGCAAACCCAATATATGTACGAATAATAGGAAATTTTATTATTTTGCAATCGGTTACGTATAATGATATATCTTAGGCGTTAAACTAACTATACAAAAATAACAAAATTAAGCTCGGTTATAAATTCTGCAAATGGCTATTTTATGCAGTGCTTTAAGGAGTATCAGCTCCTTAGCTATTTGAGAATCATTTAGTAACAGACAGTCGGCTTTCTCATCATTGAATTTACGTTAAGCAACCACCTAAATCAGTATTTATGTTTTTAACTCCAGTTCTACAGTGCTTATCACTGGTTTTAGTATCTGGTATTTTTGGAATTAGCACAACCGCCCCGCGACCATCAGTAGATATTTACGTAGATGCTGGTGTGTACAATCGGTTTAATACCCCTGTTTCAGTTACACTGGAGAGCGTAGCTATTTCTTTATCAGGGGATAACTTTCAGCTAGTAGAAATGGTGGAAGGGGAAGAAAAGCCCGTTGCGGCTCAGTGGGAGGGAGGGTACACCCCTAGGTTACATTGGATTCTGAAAGGGGAGACTCGGGCCGGAACCACTCGCCACTTTATACTAAAACCTTCTTCCGATACCCCAAAAAACCGTCCACCTGAGGTAGTTGCTGAAGATAACGGGCAAGCTCTGCAACTAAAGATCAACGATCAAGACGTCTTGTCGTATCACTACGGTCTTACTCCCGTGCCGGAGGGAGTCTCTGAGCGCTATCGTCGCGGTGGGTACATTCATCCACTGCGTTCGCCTAACGGTGGGGTCCTTACCCGAATACAACCGCCCGATCATTACCACCACTACGGGGTCTGGAACCCCTGGACGACCACCGAGTTTGACGGGAAGGAACTAGATTTCTGGAACCTTTACAAAGGTCAGGGAACGGTGCGGGTGAAAGATATTCCTCTGGTGGTGGAGGGTGAGGTCTTTGGCAAATTAACTGCTACTCATGAGCACGTAGTGCTGGATACACTCAATGCCCAAAATAGCCAAGTTGCCTTAAATGAGGGCTGGGAGGTGCGCGCGTGGAATACTCAATCCGATGGCTTTTTGGTAGATTTTATCTCTACCCTTAATCCGGCTACCGCATACCCGTTCACTATTAAAGAATATCGTTACCAAGGCTTTGGCTTTCGGGCCAATGAGCAATGGAATGACGAAAGTGCTACGCTAATCACCTCTGGCGGATTAAATAAATCGGATGGAAACGGAACCCGGGCTCGTTGGTGCTATGTAGAGGGACCCACGGATGCCGGACCAGCGGGAGTCCTCTTCATGACGTATCCTACCAATTTTAACTATCCCGAGAAAATACGTGTTTGGCCTACGGGTGCAAACGATGGTAAGGAGAATGTCTTTTTCAATTTTAATCCGGCAATGGATCGCGATTGGACTCTGCAGCCCGGTCAGGAGTACTCGCTCAAATACCGGATGCTTACCTACGATGGTAAAATGGACGCAGCTACTGCTGAGCGTCATTGGCAGGATTTTGCCCATCCACCCCAAGTAGAGATGTCTAGCCAGCCTTCATTGGAAGGAAAGAAATTACTGCTTTACACCAAGAATGGCAAAGGCTACGTTCACGAAAATATTCCGTACAGCATTGAAGCCATTCAGAAGTTAGCGGACGAACATAAGTTTGAAGTCATTGCTTCTGAAGATCCTGCCCAGTTTACTACCGAGAATTTGCAGCAGTACGATGCCCTAATCTTCTCCAACACGAATAATGATGTCTTTGATACTCCCAAACAAGAGCAGGCATTTAAGCAGTACATGCAGTCGGGTGGACGGTTCGTGGCCATTCACTCAACTTGTGGTTCCGAACGGGACTGGCCCTGGTTTTGGAGAAACTTAGGTGGTAAGTTTGTGCGTCATGCTCCTATTCAAGATTTTAATGTGAAAGTAGTCGATAAAACGCACCCCTCTACCTATTTCTTACCTGAAATCTGGAGTATAAAAGAGGATGAGTGTTACTATCTAAATCAACTGAATCCTAATATTCACGTACTAGTCGCATCAGATTTAACTACCGTAGAGGACGGTAAAAAGTCAGAATACCCCGGTGAGATTTTTGGTGATACTTTTCCCACAACTTGGTGTCATACTACCGATGGAGGGCGTCAATGGTATACTTCCTTGGGTCATCGTCCCGAACATTATTCTGACCCAATATTTATGAAACATATTTTAGGCGGAATTCGATGGGTACTTAGCGATGAAGCCCCTTAATTACTTATTAACGCATTCAAACATTCAATTATTCAAATATCATGAATAGACGAGATTATCTTAAAAAAACACTAGCAACCACTACCGGAGCTTTCTTCGTACCCACTATTGTTCCGTCCAGCGTTTTTGGTAAAAATGCTCCCAGCAACAAAATTCAAGTAGGGCAGATCGGCTTCGGACGCATCGCTATGTCACACGATTTACCCGAAACCATGAAGCACGATATATCGCGGGTAGTTGCTGTGTGCGATGTAGATAGCAAGCGTAAAGAAGACGGTAAAAAGTTTATCGAAAAGTGGTATGCTGATAATAAGAAAAAGGAAAACTTCGTCGACGTAAAAATGTACGATGATTACCGGGAGATGCTAGCTAGTCCTGATATCGATGCCGTAATCGTAAGTACCCCCGATCACTGGCACGCCCAGCCCGCCATTGAGGCTGCTTTGGCCGGGAAAGCGGTGTACCTACAAAAACCCACCTCGCTCACTATTGAAGAGGGGCGGGCAATGAGCGATATCATTCACCAAACTGGCGCAGTTTTTCAGTTGGGTAGCCAACAGCGTTCAATGAACCCCTGGCCTCAGTTTAAGCGGGCTTGCGAGTTGGTGCGAAACGGGAGGATTGGCGAGATTAAAACGGTTAAGGTTGGTTTGCCGAGTGATCCTTCCGGCGGAGAAATGGTTCCAACCGATATACCCGATCACCTGAACTACGATATGTGGCTGGGCTCGACCCCTTACGTACCTTACACCGAAGAGCGGGTGCACCCCCAGCCTCCGTTTACCGATAACAAATCACAATTCTCCCGACCGGGTTGGCTTCGCTGCGAGCAGTTTGGGGCGGGCATGATTACTGGCTGGGGTGTTCACCATATTGATATTGCCCACTGGGGCATGGGTACGGAATACACCGGGCCGATAGAAGTAGAAGCTACCGCCAAATTTCCCGAAACCGGGCTGTGGACCGTACACGGACCCTACAATGTAAAAAGTAAGTACGCTAATGGGGTAGAGATGATTGTGGATGGTGAACTACCCAACGGAGTACGCTTTGAAGGAACGGAAGGCTGGATTTTTGTTTCCCGGGGCAATGTAGGTGTTACCGCTTCTGACCCCAACCTCGGTAAATCCGAAGCTTTTATGGCGAGCGATCCAAAGATACTGGAGTCAGAAATTAGCCCGGATGAAATTCAGTTGTACGAAAGCCAGGAGCAGCACGGCAACTGGCTAGATTGTATCAAGTCGCGTGAATTGACTATTTCCCCGGCTGAAGTAGCCCACCGTTCGTGCTCGGCCTGTTTGGTGTCGCATATTGCTATGAAACTACCTCGTAAACTCTACTGGGATCCCATCAATGAGCGCTTCAAGAATGATGATGAGGCCAACTCCATGCTATCCCGTTCGCAGCGTCACCCCTGGGGTTACGAGCACGTAGATGCCCTCAAAGCGAGTTATGGGAGATAGGTGAGATAGTGTTAGGGTTTTAGAGTGTTACGGTGCTTGAGTTTAGAGTTCTACGTTTACCAAGTATGAACTCAAAACCAAATTACTATAACACATTAACACTAAAACACTTCAGAACTCCGGCACTACACTTTTTTTATTACCTTAGCAACCGATTACAATAACCCAACGAATGAACCAATCAATTCGAGCAGTTACCTTTATGCTCATTTTATCGGCCTGTGGTGGAACCAATCAAGATCAAGCTGATGCTACTGAAGAACAGTCAATAGCTAACCAATTTACCGGAGCAGACGATGAAGTAAAGTTAATGACCGTAGACCCTGGTCATTTCCATGCGGCTTTGGTGCAGAAGTTTATGTACGATCAGGTAGATTCGGTAGTGCAGGTGTATGCTCCCGAGGGTAAAGACTTACAGTTACACCTACAGCGAATTGAGGGCTTCAATACCCGCAGCGATGAACCTACTGCTTGGACACAGGAGGTTTACACCGGGCCTGATTTCTTCTCAGCGATGATACAAGAACAGCCCGGCAATGTGGTAGTGCTATCGGGTAATAATGCTAAGAAGACGGAGTATATTCAGCAATCGGTAGAAGCCGGGTTGAACGTGCTGGCGGATAAACCGATGGTGATCCACCCCTCTGAGTTTCCTAAGCTAAAATCAGCGTTAGCTACCGCTCAGGAACAGGACGTGCTACTGTACGATATTATGACCGAGCGCTACGAGATTACCACCATGCTCCAAAAAGCACTATCGCAAAAAGCAGAAGTGTTTGGTGAATTGGAAATGGGTGCCCCAGATAATCCGGCGATCTCTAAAGAAAGCATTCACCATTTTTCTAAGGAAGTGGCGGGTAGCCCACTAATTCGTCCCGCTTGGTTTTTTGATACTGAGCAGCAGGGTGAAGGTATTGTAGATGTCTCTACGCACTTGGTAGATTTAATCTTATGGGAATGCTTTCCTGAAGAAGGAATTGATACTACGGAAGTAGCGGTGGTAAGTGCCCGACGCTGGGCAACCGAACTGACCCCAGCTCAGTTTGAGAAGGTAACCGGAATGGCTGAGTTTCCCGACTACTTGCAGAAAGATGTACAGAATTCAGTGCTGAACACGTATGCGAATGGTGAATTTGTCTTTACTGCTCGAGGTGTCCACGGCAAGGTAGCCGCTATCTGGAATTTTGAAGCTCCCGAAGGGGCTAAAGATACCCACTATTCCATCATGCGGGGAACAAAAGCAAATTTAGTTATCCGACAAGACGCGCCGCAAAATTACCAACCGGCATTGTACGTAGAGCCAATCGGTGAGACAGCAGGTTTTGAAGAAAAGCTGAAAGCTGCCCTTAATGAGCTAAGTGGTGAGTACCCTGGGCTAAATATGCGTACATCGGAAAGCGGCTGGGAGGTACTGATCCCTGAAGAATACAAAGTAGGTCATGAAGCCCATTTTGCTCAAGTGACTGAAAAGTATCTGGAATACTTAGTAGCGGGAGAGATACCTGATTGGGAGGTGGCGAATATGCTCACGAAGTACTATCTTACCATGCAAGCTTACGAGATGAGCCGAAACAATTAGCAATGTACAGTGAACAGTTAGCAATTGGTAGTGAAGCTTAGAACAATTTGTAATTAGCAATCAGCAATCAAACAATTGAGCCATCGAGTATTTGAGCTTATGAAAATAAAAATTTGGGTCGGGTTGGCCACTTTTCTGCTAATTGGCTGTGCTCAGGAAGAGGAGATAAAGACACTCCGGTTGGGGCATGGCTTATCGGTAGACCATTCGGTGCATCAGGCAATGATGTTTATGGGAGATCGGCTGAAGGAAAAGTCAGAGGGGAAGATGGAGCTTAAAGTATACCCCAGCGAACAGCTCGGTTCAGAACGGGAATGCGTAGAGCTACTCCAGTTCGGTAGTTTGGCCATGACCAAAGTATCGGCAGCAGTAATGGAAGGTTTTGTCGATAAATACCGGGTGTTAGGCTTGCCGTATCTATTTGAAAGCAAAGCCCACGCTTTTAAAGTATTGGATAGCGATGTCGGTAAAGAAATTCTGGAATCAGGTGAGTCTATTTGGCTACGGGGGCTAGGCTTTTACGATTCGGGCTACCGCAGCTTCTACACCAAAGATCGCCCGATTAATACGCCCAGTGATTTGTCGGGGATGAAAGTTCGGGTTATGTCCAGTATCAACTCTATCAATATGGTAGAAGCGATGGGTGGCTCACCCACCCCAATTTCTTTTGGAGAACTGTATACGGCTTTGCAGAGTGGGGTTGTTGATGCGGCGGAGAATAACCCGCCTAGTTTTTATCTATCGCGCCACTATGAGATTTGTAAGTACTATTCTATCGACCAGCATACCCAAGTACCCGATGTATTACTGATTAGTCAGATTATTTGGAATGAGCTAAGCCCTCAGGAACAGCAGTGGGTGCAGGAGGCTGCCGACGAATCAGTAGTGTATCAGCGAGAACTATGGGAAGCCTCAGAGCAAGAAGCGATGGACGCAGTGAAAGCCGCCGGAGTAGAAGTCAACTATCCCGATAAAAGCCCTTTTCAGGAAGCGGTAGAAAGTGTATACGAGCCATTTAAAGATAACGAAGAACTGAACAGCCTCATTCAACGCATAAAAGCGGCCTCATAGCCCACGATATGACTTTACGAAATACAGTTGATAAGATAGTACGATGGTTGCTGGTTGCCCTCATGGCGGCTATCGTGGTTGACGTAACCATCCAGGTAGTCAGTCGCTATTTATTTCAATCGCCTTTTAGCTTTACCGACGAACTAGCCGGGTTTCTGCTCATCTGGGTAGGACTTTTGGGTTCGGCCTACGCCACCGGGGAAAAACAACACTTAGCCATTGACTTAATTTCGGGCGGAATGTCCCCGGAAAGAAAACGCCAACTGGATATTCTCATCAATGTTATTGTCGTGATATTTGCTTTGGGAGTGCTGGGGGTAGGCGGGTTTTGGCTAGTATACACCAGTTTCTTGTTTGGGCAAATATCGGCTGCCCTGGAACTTCCCCTGGGCTTTGTGTATCTGGTGGTGCCCGTATCCGGATTGCTCATTGCCTACTACGCCATTGATAATACCCGAACTGCAAGTGAAAGGTGATAATGGATAATTGGAAATGTGAGATGTGAAATGTGAGAAGTTAGAGGTTAAGTCAAAAAAAGACAATTTTCCAAAACCCAAAACCCAAAACCCAAAACCCAAAACCCAAAACCCAAAACCCAAAACCCAAAACCCAAAACCCAAAAAATCAGCAATTGAACAATCAACCAACTAATGGAAGCTACCGAAGTCCTTATTCTTGTTTTTAGCTTTGTGATCTTTATTGCTATCGGCGTTCCTATTGCCTACTGTATCGGCATTGCCGGGGTCATCACCATGCTACTCTCCATTGACTACCTTCCGGCGGTGACCACCTTTGCCCAACGAATGGCAACGGGGCTTAACAGTTTTACCCTACTGGCAATTCCCCTCTTTATTTTGGCGGGGCAACTGATGAATACTGGAGGAATTGCCTCCCGGCTGATTGAATTCGCGAAGGTACTGGTAGGTCGCTTACCGGGTGGTCTGGCGGTGGTAAACGTACTAGCGAATATGCTATTTGGTGCCATATCCGGGTCGGCCGGAGCGGCTGCTTCAGCAATTGGAACCATCATGCACCCCCGAATGAAAAAAGAGGGCTACGATGAGAACTTCAGTGCCGCCGTAAATATAACCTCGGCTACTACCGGGCTGGTAATCCCGCCCAGTAACATTCTGATTATTTACTCACTGGCAAGTGGGGGAGTGTCTATCGCAGCATTATTTTTGGCGGGTTACTTACCGGGGGTATTGACTGGCTTAGCCCTTATCGGTTTTGCTACGGCTTACGCGTATCGTCACAATTATCCTACCGGAGAGAAAGTGCCATTGCGGGAGGGGATACAGAAGTTCTTGGCAGCCCTGCCTAGCCTATTGCTACTCGTTATCATCCTCGGTGGAATTGTAGCGGGGATATTTACCGCCACTGAAGCTTCGGGCGTAGCGGTGCTGTACTGCTTAGCCCTCGCATTTATTTATCGCGAAATTAAGGTGAGCGATTTACCCGATATTTTGATACGAACCACACTGACCACCTGTATCGTGCTGCTAATGGTTGCTGCTTCAATTGGCCTTTCTTGGGTCATGGCTTACGAAGAAATTCCCCAAAACGTTAGTGCCGCCTTGCTCACCCTGAGTGATAGTCCGTTTTTGATCTTGTTGATCATTAACATGATTCTGCTTTTTGTAGGAATATTTATGGATATGACCCCCGCGGTACTAATCTTTACTCCAATATTTCTTCCGATAGTCACTCAGCAACTGGGCATTGACCCGGTTCACTTTGGCATTATTCTGATAGTCAACCTCTGCGTTGGTTTATGTACCCCGCCCGTAGGTACTGTATTGTTCATTGGGTGCAGTGTGGCTAATATTAAAATTCAGTCAGTAGTGAAGCCTCTGCTGCCCTTCTTTGTGGCGATGGTTGTGGTATTGCTGCTAGTCACGTACATTCCTGAAATCAGCCTGTGGTTACCTCGCCAATTTGGGTTCTAAATGAATTACAGTTTATAAGGAACAGAAGTGGTGGGATCGAAGAAAAAGAGAGTTCATCCTTCAATTTATTCTTTGAAAGACAAACTCTCTCATAAATTTAGGCTTTTCTCCTACTGGTTGAGCGGTATTTCTACCAATCGTTTGCTTTTTTTTAGGTAGCGAACCGTAGCATAGCTCACGGTAAGCAGCACAAAAAGCGTAATTAAATAGGGGAGTAGCGTATCTACCGCTGGCCGTCCTCCTGATCGGTACAGGGTGTTTGCTGTTACCAGCACTGCGGCTGCCGTCCAGATATATGTGGTATTGTATTCTTTAAGAACCGCCCGACGCCCGTTAAACTGCATACTTCTTAGGGTGCTGCCCAATCCAGATAGTGCCGGCAGCCACCGGTTCACATCTTGTTGGTACGATTGGTAAGCCTGCCCAAATTTAGCTGCCAAGAAGTGCTCTTCTGCCATCACAATAGCCTGGTAGAACAAGACGAAGATCGGAGTGATAACAGTTACGAAGATCAGCGAGTTGGCCATTACTCCCAACCCGAGAATCATCAGGATGTTTCCTACGTACAAGGGGTTTCTACAGTGGCTAAATAGTCCGCCAGTCACTAATTCTTCGGCGTATACTTTATAGTTTTTACCGCCTCGGATAATGTACTGCAAACCAATTGTGGTAATCCGAATAGTCTGTCCTGAGAGGGCAATCATAAATCCTAGCCCAATAGCCAGCCACGGGTGGACAGTCAGCGGAGGTGAGGGAATAAAGAGTAAAGCGTAGAAAACGGGAAACAGGCTATTACGATAGCGAAAAAGAAAGTTGCCAAATTTTACCATTATTTCATTGCAATTATGCCACAGAAATTATACCATTTAAAAAAGACTTCTTGGTAACGAAACCCAGTAGCCTCGAGCAGGGCTTGATTCTCCTTCAATTTATAGGGGATCAGCACATTCTCCAGGGCTTCCCGTTTTTGAGAAATCTCCATTTCGCTATAGTTATGGCGCCGTTTCATGTCATAATAGTACTTGATAAATAGGCGATTAAACAGCGAGTCTTCCCCCAAGACCTTCTCTACAATAATTAAGCACCCATCATTGTTAAGCTGTCGGTAAATATCCTGAATAAGCCTTTCCCGGTAGAGCGGACGGACAAACTGAAGAGTCAAGCACATGATAGCCACCGAAGCCGATTCCAGCGTGATTCCCTGGTTTAAATCGGCTGATACCAAATCAAAATTACGGGTAAGTCCCGCTTGCTCGAAGTTATTACGACATTTATTCAACATCTCCGGAGACTCATCAATCCCTACAAAGCGAACAGATGGGTCAACCACTGGATCAAGGTTTAAAAGCGTAGTGCCGGTAGAGCACCCGAGGTCATAAACGGCTTGGTTGGGCTGAGCAAAATCGGCTACTAATTCGGTTAACATTCGTTGAATCTCTCCGTAGAAAGGAACCGAGCGCGAAACCATGTCATCAAAGACCTGAACCACGTTCTCTCCAAATTTAAAATCGCCCATCGCATTAGGGCGGTCAAATACTTGATCTCTTTCTTTGTCCATGAGCATATAGTTAGATTATAAGTTTTTCCTATTATTTTATTCTGTATTTCAGGAAAAGAGAATGGTAAAAGAAGGGTGAATATAAGTTCTCTAATGCGAAAAACTGTGCTAACTTAGCCAAATATTCATAGTAACACAATACGCTATTCAACTGAAAGATTATGGAAAACAGCGACCTTTTTACTATTTCTGGAAAAATAATTGTCATCACCGGTGGCGCTGGGGTGCTCGGTGGGAAGATGGCAACGATGTTGCTGGAGCATCAGGCCAAAGTGGTGATTCTGGACTTAAACCAATCATCGATTGACCAAAAGCTGAAAGAGTTACACGCCATCAGTGACAATGCTGTTGGTTACCCTTGTGATGTTACCTCCCAGGAGAAGCTGGAAACGGTAAAACAGCAGATACTAGACAAGTGGGGGCGAATTGATGTGTTAATCAACGCTGCGGGTGGTAATATGCCCGGCGCAACCGTAGCTCCCGATCAAACGGTATTTGATGTATCGGTTGATGCTTTGCAAAAAGTACTGGATCTCAACCTGATGGGTTCAGTACTGCCTACATTGGTGTTGGGTAAGGTAATGGCCGATCAAAAATCGGGTAGTATTATCAATATTTCTTCCATGGCTGCTACCCGTTCTATTACGCGAGTGCTGGGGTATTCGTTGGCGAAGGCGGGTATCGATATCTTCACTCGGTGGATGGCTACTGAGATGTCCTTAAAGTTCGGTGATGGTATTCGAGTGAACGCAATTGCTCCGGGTTTTTTTATCGGAGAGCAAAACCGCCGCTTGCTTACTAACGAAGACGGTTCGCTTACCGACCGGGGTAATACGATCATCAAAAATACACCGATGCAACGCTTCGGTGAAGCAGAAGAACTGAACGGGACAATTCTCTACCTTTGCAGTGATGCTTCCAAGTTTGTAACCGGAACCATTGTGCCTATCGACGGCGGGTTCAGTGCATTCAGTGGAGTATGAGTAAGAATACTTCACAACATTATTTGTATCCTACCTGGCGCTGGTTTGGTCCGTCGGATGGAGTTTCCCTGAGTGAGATTAAACAAGCAGGGGCAAAGGGTATTGTTACGGCACTTCACCATATTCCCTGCGGTGAGGTGTGGTCAGTAGAAGAAATCCGACAGCGACAGCAAACGCTTGAAGCGGCTGGTTTCAACTGGACAGTGGTAGAGAGTGTAAACATTCACGAAAGC
This region of Tunicatimonas pelagia genomic DNA includes:
- a CDS encoding SDR family oxidoreductase, whose translation is MENSDLFTISGKIIVITGGAGVLGGKMATMLLEHQAKVVILDLNQSSIDQKLKELHAISDNAVGYPCDVTSQEKLETVKQQILDKWGRIDVLINAAGGNMPGATVAPDQTVFDVSVDALQKVLDLNLMGSVLPTLVLGKVMADQKSGSIINISSMAATRSITRVLGYSLAKAGIDIFTRWMATEMSLKFGDGIRVNAIAPGFFIGEQNRRLLTNEDGSLTDRGNTIIKNTPMQRFGEAEELNGTILYLCSDASKFVTGTIVPIDGGFSAFSGV